Below is a genomic region from Pseudomonas frederiksbergensis.
TCCTGCCCAACGCCATGGTCTCGACCATGACCTTCATGCCGTTCATCCTCACGGGCGCCATCGGCACCCTGACCGCGCTGGATTTCCTCGGCTTCGGCCTGCCGGCAGGCAGCGCATCGCTGGGTGAACTGGTGGCTCAGGGCAAATCCAACCTGCAAGCGCCGTGGCTGGGCATGAGCGCCTTTGCGGTGCTGGCAGTGATGTTGAGTTTGCTGGTGTTTATCGGCGAGTCCGCTCGCGATGCCTTCGACCCGAGGAAGTGAAATGAATCAGGACAATCTGATCGAAGTGCGCGACCTCTCTGTCGAGTTTGTGGTCGGTGAGCATGTGCAACGGGTGGTGGAAGGCGTCAGCTTCGACATCAAGCGCGGTGAAACCCTGGCACTGGTCGGCGAAAGCGGTTCGGGCAAATCGGTGACCGCGCACTCGATCCTGCGCCTGCTGCCCTACCCTTTGGCACGGCACCCCACCGGCACCATCAACTACTCCGGGCATGACCTGCTGTCGCTGAAAGAGAAAACCATCCGTCACATTCGCGGCAACCGGATTGCGATGATCTTTCAGGAGCCGATGACCTCGCTGAACCCGCTGCACTCGATCGAGAAACAGATCAACGAGGTACTGGGTATCCACAAGGGCCTGACCGGCAAGGTCGCGACCAAACGCACTCTGGAACTGCTGGAGCTGGTGGGCATTCCCGAACCGCACAAACGACTCAAGGCCCTGCCTCACGAACTGTCCGGTGGTCAGCGTCAGCGCGTGATGATCGCCATGGCCCTGGCCAATGAACCGGAACTGCTGATCGCCGACGAACCGACCACCGCACTGGACGTGACTGTTCAGCTGAAAATCCTTGAACTGCTCAAGGAGTTACAGGCCCGCTTGGGCATGGCCCTGCTGCTGATCAGCCACGATTTGAACCTGGTCCAGAGAATCGCGCATCGCGTATGTGTCATGCAGCGCGGCTGCATCGTCGAACAGGCGTCGTGCGAAGCGCTGTTCCGTGCGCCGCAGCATCCTTACACCCGGGAGCTGCTGGCAGCGGAGCCTCGCGGCAACCCGGCAACCAATGTCATCGGCCCGCCATTGCTGCAAGTCGAGGACCTGAAAGTCTGGTTCCCGATCAAAAAAGGCTTTTTGCGACATACCGTCGATTACGTCAAAGCGGTGGACGGAATCAACTTCAGCCTGCCTCAGGGACAGACCCTGGGCATCGTCGGCGAGAGTGGTTCGGGAAAGTCCACACTGGGCCTGGCGATTTTGCGGTTGATTGCCAGCAAAGGTGCGATCCGTTTTGAAGGCAAGCAGCTGGACTGCCTGTCGCAGCAACAGGTAAGGCCGCTACGGCGGGAAATGCAGGTGGTCTTTCAGGACCCTTTCGGCAGCCTGAGCCCACGGATGAGTGTGAGCGAGATCGTCGGTGAAGGCCTGCGGATACACAAGATCGGTACGACGGCTGAACAGGAACAAGCGATTATCGCGGCACTCAAGGAAGTCGGTCTGGACCCGGAAACCCGGCACCGCTATCCCCATGAATTTTCCGGCGGGCAACGGCAGAGAATCGCCATTGCCCGGGCTTTAGTGCTAAAGCCGGCGTTGATTTTGCTGGACGAGCCGACCTCGGCCCTCGACCGCACCGTGCAACGCCAAGTGGTTGACCTGCTGCGCACACTGCAAAGCAAGTACAACCTGACGTATCTGTTTATCAGCCATGACCTGGCTGTGGTTAAAGCGCTGAGCCACCAATTGATGGTGGTCAAGCATGGCCAAGTGGTCGAACAAGGTGATGCGCGAGATATCTTTGCCGCACCGCAACATCCCTATACACAGCAGTTGCTGGAGGCCGCTTTCCTGGCACCAGCCACTGCGCAATAACCTGAAAGAGGAGCAACACATGGGTTTTCTCGCCGGTAAGCGCGTACTGATCGTCGGTGTCGCCAGCAAGCTGTCCATCGCATCCGGTATCGCTGCCGCCATGCATCGCGAGGGCGCTGAGCTTGCCTTCACTTATCAGAACGACAAACTCAAAGGGCGTGTCGAAGAGTTCGCACAAGGCTGGGGTTCGAGCCCTGAGTTGTGCTTCCCGTGCGACGTGGCCAGCGATGAAGAAATCGCCAAGGTCTTCGAAGAACTGAGCAAGAAGTGGGACGGCCTGGACTGCATCGTGCACTCCGTTGGCTTCGCCCCGGGCGACCAACTGGACGGCGACTTCACCGAAGCCACCACCCGTGACGGTTTCCGCATCGCTCACGACATCAGCGCCTACAGCTTCGTAGCCCTGGCCAAAGCCGGCCGCGACATGATGAAGGGCCGCAACGGCAGCCTGCTGACCCTGTCTTACCTGGGCGCCGAGCGCACCATGCCGAACTACAACGTCATGGGCATGGCCAAGGCTTCCCTGGAAGCGGGCGTACGTTACCTGGCCGGCTCCCTGGGCCCGGAAGGCACCCGCGTCAACGCGGTATCGGCTGGCCCGATCCGTACCCTGGCCGCTTCCGGCATCAAGAACTTCCGTAAAATGCTGGCCGCCAACGAAGCGCAAACGCCGCTGCGTCGCAACGTCACCATCGACGAAGTCGGCAACGCTGGCGCCTTCCTGTGCTCGGACCTGGCGTCCGGTATCAGCGGCGAAATCATGTACGTGGACGGCGGCTTCAACACCACCGCCATGGGCAATATCGAAGAGTAATCTTCGCGCGTTAACAAGAAACCCGCCGATTGGCGGGTTTTTTATGGATGTAAGATCAAGAGATCGCAGGCTGCGCCAGCTCCTACGGGGTATTTGTGTACGCCCGTAGGAGCCTGCGATCTTTTAGACCAGGCACTGCGCAAACAATTGCTGGATCGGTTGTGTGCGCTGGCTGTAACGCTGCAGCAGCACAATTTCCCGATAGAACGTCAACTCGCCCAACCCTATGACCCTGACCTTCGCGCCATAGTCCAGCCAGAGCCCCGCCTGGGGAATCAACGCCACACCCAGCCCGCACTCGACCATTTTCACAATCGCCTCCAGCTCATCCAACTCCAGCGCGACTTTTACCTCAATCTGCTGCTCGCGCAGAAAGCGTGTCACCAGACGGCCACCGAACGAGTTGCGGTCATAACGCACATGTGGATGCGTGCTGAGCACCTGCAAAGGATCCTCACCTTCGAGGTCCGGCGGCACGATCAACACAAAAGGCTCCTGCCGAATCACTTGAGCAGACAGTTCCTTGGGCAACTCAAAGGGTGGCTTGATCAGGATCGCCAGATCGAGCTCGCCAGCGTCGACCTGACTCAACAGGTTGAGTGACACGCCAGGCACCAGTTTCGGCTCGAGCAACGGCGCCTGCTGGCGCAATCGCAGCAGTGCCTGGGGCAGCAAACCGGTCTGGGCCGTCGCCACAGCCCCGACTCTCAATTCGCCGCGAAACTCACTGACATCGTCACTGACGGCCATGCGCTGAAAGGTTTCGAGGATTTCCCGGGCCATCGGCAACGCCCGCTGCCCCGCTGCGTTGAGGATCGCCTGACGCCCGGTGCGGTCAAACAGTCGAATACCCAGCGCCTGCTCCAGGTTGCGCATTTGTGCGCTGACGGCCGATTGCGTGAGGCCAATGTGCATACCGGCAGCGGCAAACGTGCCATAGCGAGTCACTGCGATGAAGGTTTTCAGTTCACGCAGCATGAGCACCTCAATCGATCGATTTTATTTGAGCTGGAGGCAAAAATTATCGTCATTTAATCAAAAATAACAAGGCTAGAATCAGTCTCAACTTCCCCGTTGTCGAGGCTTGATCATCATGCGTCTATCCCCTTTCCATCTGGCCATCCCGGTGTATGACCTTACCGCCGCGCGGCTTTTCTATGGCCAGGTGTTCGGCCTTGAGGAAGGCCGCTCAAGCGAGCATTGGGTGGACTTCAATTTTTTTGGCCACCAATTGGTCATCCACGAACACCCGAAAACCGCCACCCAGGAATCCGCCCACACCAATGCCGTGGACGGTCACGACGTGCCGGTTCCACATTTCGGCGTGGTGCTGTCGATGGATGAATGGGAGTCCCTGGCCGAACGGCTCACGTCCCTGGGCACGCGTTTCGTGATCGAGCCCGGTATTCGCTTCAAAGGTCTGGTGGGCGAACAGGCGACGATGTTTTTGTTCGACCCGTGCGGCAACGCACTGGAGTTCAAGGCGTTCAAAGACATCGACCAGTTGTTCGCCAGGTAGCCTATAGGCGCCGCCTCATCTCACACCCCCGCCAGTTGCAAGGGCAGTTCGCGCAACCGTTGCCCGGTCAGGGCAAACACCGCGTTGGCCACCGCCGGAGCCGTCGGTGGCACCCCGGTCTCGCCGATGCCGCCCGGTTTTTCAGTGCTGGGGACGATGTGCACCTCGACCTCCGGCATTTCATTCAGGCGCAGCACCTGAAAGTCATGGTAATTGGACTGCACCACTTGCCCGTCCTTGAAGGTCAGCTTGCTGTGCAAGGTGAACCCCAGGCCAAAGGTGATGCCCGATTCCATCTGCGCGGCGATGCTCGCCGGGTTCACCACAATGCCGCAATCGACCGCGCAGACCACACGGTGCACGCGGATCTTCAGGTTGTCCTGGGACACCTCGGCCACCTGCGCGACGTAACTGCCAAAAGACTCATGCACCGCCACGCCCAACGCGTGCCCCGCAGGCAACGGCGCCTTCCAGTTGGCCTTCTCCACCGCAAGGTTCAGCACCCCCAGATGTCGCGGATACTCCTTGAGCAAGGTCCGTCGGTATTCCACCGGATCCTTGCCGGCCGCCGTGGCCAGTTCATCAACCAAAGACTCGACGACAAACGCCGTGTGAGTGTGCCCCACCGAACGCATCCACAGCACGCTGATGCCGGTTTTCGGCGAATGCAGATCGACCAGATGGTTGGCCAGCCCCTTGATGTACGGACTGTCGGCCACGCCTTCGACCGAGGTGGCATCGACGCCATTCTTGACCATCGTCGCTTCGAATGAAGTGCCGGCCATGATCGATTGACCGACCAGTACGTGCTGCCAGGCCTGGGGCATGCCTTTGGCGTCCAGACCAATGCGCGCGTGATGGAGAAACGCCGAGCGGTAGTAACCCCCGCGTATGTCGTCCTCCCGCGACCAGACAGTTTTCACTGGGCCGCCAGCGGCCTTGGCGACTTGCACCGCTTCACTGACAAAGTCCGAGGTCGGATTGGCTCGACGACCAAAACCGCCACCGAGGAATTCGGTATGAATCTCGACCTGCTCGGGTTTGAGCCCGGTGATTTTCGCCGCGACCATTTGGTCCAGCGTCTGGAATTGGGTGCCGGTCCAGATCTCGCATTTGTCCGGGGTGATCTTTACCGTGCAGTTAAGCGGCTCCATCGGTGCGTGGGCCAGGTAGGGAACACTGTACTCAACATCAATGGTCTTCACCGCCGTGCTCAACGCGGCACTGATATCCCCCGCCTGGCTGGCCGGGGTACCGGGGATCGCGGCAAGTTTGCGGAAGTTTTGCAGCAAGGCGTCGCTGTCCAGATCAGCGTTGGGCCCCAGGTCCCAGTCGACTTTCAGCGCATCGCGGCCGAGCTTCGCGGCCCAATAATGATCGGCCACCACCGCGACACCCGTCGGCACCTGCACGACTTTATGCACGCCCGGCAGCGCCAGTGCCGCCGCGCCGTCGAATGATTTGACGCTGCCACCAAACACCGGCGAGCGCGCGACCATCGCCGTCAACAACCCATCGAACTGCACATCCATACCAAATTTCGCCTGGCCGGTGATTTTTTCCGGGGTATCCAGGCGCTTGGTCGGTTTGCCGATGATCTTCCAGTCCTTGGCCTCCTTGAGCTTGATCGACGCCGGATCCGGCACTGGCAGTTGGCCGGCGTCATTGGCCAACTCACCGTAAGTCGCCCGCTGATCACCGGCGATTACCACGCCCGGCTCGGTTCGTACTGTCGAGGGTGCAACGTTGAACCGCTTGGCGGCGGCCTCGATCAACATCAAGCGTGCGGCTGCGCCGGCCTGCCGGTAGCGGTCGAATTCCATCCAGGTCGAGGTCGAGCCGCCGGTGATCTGCATGCCACCGAAAGCCGGTAGACCATAATCAGCCGCCGATGCTGGTGCATGCTCGACGCGAATTTTCGTCCAGTCGGCATCCAGCTCTTCGGCAATCAACATGGTCAGGCCGGTCCAGATCCCCTGCCCCATCTCGGAGTGCCCCAACAACACCGTCACGCTGCCATCGGGGGCGATGCGCAAAAAGGCGTTGGGGGCGAACACTGCATCCAGTGTCGACGCCGCCTGCGCAAAACGATTGGCCCCCGGAATGACAAACGCCACCACCAGGCCCGCACCGAGTACAGCACTGCCTTTCAGAAACTGCCGACGTGAAGTATCGATCACTGCGCTCATGGTCATGCCTCCCCGATTTGCGCAGCACGTTTGACCGCCGCACGAATCCGCGGATAGGTTCCGCACCGACAGATATTGCCCGACAGCGCCTGATCGATGTCGCTGTCACTCGGTGACGGGATTTTCGCCAACAAAGCTGCCGCTGACATGATCTGGCCTGACTGACAGTAACCGCATTGCACCACGTCGATCTCGGCCCAGGCACGTTGCACCGGGTGCGAACCGTCGCTCGACAGGCCTTCGATGGTGAGGATTTTTTGCCCGTTGGCGACAGCCGCCGCCGGGGTGATGCAGGAGCGCAACGGCGCGCCGTCGACATGCACCGTGCAGGCGCCGCACTGGGCCATGCCGCAACCGAACTTGGTACCGGTCAGGTGCGCGACATCGCGCAATACCCACAACAGCGGCATGTCGCCGGGCACTTCCAGGGATTGGTCTTTGCCATTGATATTGAACGTCAGCACGGCGGTCTCCTCAGCAACTCACGGTGTCCTTTCACGGCGTCACTGCGGCAACGAGTGCCTACGCGCGCCTCGGTTTATCCATTGAGCTAAGCGCAATTTTCCCGAGACCTTGATTGGCGCGACCACCGGTCACAAAAAAAATGATGACCGACAAAGACTCGAGCAAGTCTCAGCGTGCCATGCAGGCCATGTTGCAGATGAAAAAAATCGACATCGCCACGCTTGAGCGAGCCTTTAACGACGAGAGCTAATACACTCCCCACTGGACTGCCAAAGGACGCTCGCAGATGAAACATGCCATTGCCAAAGATGCTGACAAAGCCCCACGCTTCTGGCGCGATAACGCACTGCCCTTCATCGAAGCGCGCTCCATCGCCGACGGCCGCGAAGTCTGCTACGCCCGACATTCTCACGAGCACTTTTCCATCGGCGCGATCACCGCCGGGCGCAGCACCTATATCCATGAGCAAGCCGCGTTTGAAGTCGGCACCGGCACCGTGGTGCTGATGAATCCCGGCGATGTCCACGCCTGTAACCCGATCGACGATCAGCCGTGGTCTTATCGCATGCTGTATGTCGATACGCCGTGGCTGACCCACCTTCAGCATCAACTGGGGTTCAGCAAAGAGCTGGACTTCCGGCGCTTCTCCACCACCCACTGCGACCATGCCGAGCTGTTTAGCGAGCTCAATCGGCTGTATGACATACTGCTCGACGAACAGCTGGAAACGCTGCAAAAACACAGCGCCGCCATAGCGTTTTTTACTGACGTGCAGCTAAAGCTCAATCCGGCCGAACTGACCGTTCGCGAGCCCAACCTGAAGCTGGAACGAGCGGCCGATTACATCCGCGACAACTGCACCCAGTCGCTGAAACTCGAAGACATCTGCGACGCGGCAGAGCTGTCGGCGTCGTACCTGATCCGCGCTTTCAAGCAGCATTACGGCATGACGCCCCATGCGTTTCTGGTCAACCGCCGCATCCAGTTCGCTCGTAGCCAACTACGCCGGGGCAAGCTGATTGCCGACGTGGCACTGGAAGCCGGGTTCTCCGATCAGGCGCATTTTCAGCGAGCGTTCAAACAGCATCTGGCAGCGACGCCGGGGCAGTATCGCGGCTGATGTCTGACACTCAGGTCAACAGCAAGTAACCCGCGCTGACCGCCAGCAATGACGCCATCAACCGATTGAACAAGCGCATACCGCCGGCATTGCTCAGGTACTGCCGCAGAAAGGTCCCGGCATAGGCCCAGCACGCCACCGAAAGGTAGCAGACCACCAGGTACACCGCCGCAAACTGCCAGACCAGTTGCGCCTCGCCGTCGGCAACAAAAGCCCCCATCCCAGCGACACAGGCCAGCCAGGCTTTAGGGTTGAGCCACTGCATCAGCGCGCCGTAGAACATTGTCGGCGCTTGCCCTGAATCACCCGCGCTGAGCCGACCATCGTCAGTAGCGAGTTTCCAGGCCATGAACAGCAAAAACGCCACCCCGAACAACTGCACCACCCGCGTCAGTGATGGCCACAGCTGCAGCAACTCATGCAGCCCCAACCCCATCAACACCAGCAGCAAAACAAACCCCAGCGTCGCACCCGCCACATGCCGTTGACTGGCACGAAAGCCGTACTGCGCGCCCGAGCTCAACGCAACGATGTTCACCGGCCCTGGGGTGATCGACGACGCCAACGCAAATGCGGCCATGGAAATGAGCAGACTCATTGCACACCTTCTTCAATAACTTCGGGACATTCCGGCGCTCAAAGTAGGAGAACGCTGACAGGCCTGTATTGAAGAAAAACACCCCGTGCAGCCCTCGACATTTCAGATCGAACGCGTCGGTCACACAGGTGTCATTAATAGTAATGGGATCGCGGCCTCTGACCCTCCTCACACCGCTGAATGGGCAGCGAGTCCAGACAGTGCAGAGTCACCCATATGGATATAGCAAGTGACCCTCGCGCTACGCCGAAATCATTGCGAAGGAGATCCATCGATGGTGACTCACTATAAGACTGCCGGGCATCTGGCCTGCGGCCGCCATGGCAGCAATCTCACGTCTACGACTGAGTTTGCCCGCGTCAAATGCCGTAGCTGCCGTAATACCGACGCGTTCAAGGACGCCCGAAAAGACGCTCGCAACGCTGCACGCCGAGCGGCGCGCAGAGCCAAAGTCGCACATGCCTCGATTGACTGGCGCACGTCCTGGATCAAAAGACTCAGCGACATGCCGGGCCAGCAACGGCTCCCACGGGGATTCAGTGGTCAGCCCTACGTTTAGGGTTGTGAACACAACGCCAAAGGAACGCCGATGGTTACCATCGGCGTATCCGGTTTGCGAATGGCCGAATCAGTCGTGCTGCATCAGCCCTGAACTGTATTGATTAAAGCTGTTGCCGATCGGGCTACCACCAAAGCTCATCTTGTTGGCGCCCTGACCGTTAAACTGATGGCAGTCTTCTGAAAAACAGCTGCTGGTTGTCATGCCAGAGCACGCGCTCAACAACAACGTGCCAGCAATCAAGAAAGCTTTGACGAGGTTCAACTTCATTTTTCAGTTCCCCTTGGCTGGAAACGAGGTGATGCACGATCCGAGTTAACCATCCTACGCCGACAGACCATCTGAAACATAATGAAACATTACCCTCGGACAGCAGGGGTTCAGCTTCTGAAGAAGCGCCATCCATTGACAACCCGCCCCCAGCTGCGTAAATCGGTGCTCTCTCCTGACTTCAAGAACTCGCCATGGATATAGCAGCTATCCCGTTCGGCACAACCGACTGGTCAATCATCGAACCCACCGTCCACGCCGGTGAACGCGGCAGCGCCTATTGGCGCACCCGCCAGTTCGGCGCAATTCGCGTCCGAATGGTTGAATACACCGCCGATTACCTGGCAGACCACTGGTGCTCGAAGGGTCACATCCTGCTGTGCCTTGAAGGCGAACTGCACACCGAGCTCGAGGATGGCCGCCAGTTCGTGCTCAAACCCGGCATGAGCTATCAGGTGGCTGATAATGCTGAGCCTCACAGGTCGTCGACCGTGACGGGGGCGAAGCTGTTTGTGGTTGATTGACCTCGCCTCGCTCGGCTGAATGCAAAAAGGGGCGGACTTATTTGCCACGCAAATAAATCCGCCCCCATTTTCGCTACTGCTGCGACTTAAGCCTGGACCAGGTTGGAGATCTTGACGTCTGGATCGACGTCAGCCTCGTAGTCCACCCCTTCGATCCCAAAGCCGAACAGGCGCAGGAACTCCGCCTTGTAACCGGCAAAGTCGGTGAGTTCGTAAAGGTTGTCATTGCTGACCTGATCCCAGAGTTGCTTGACGCGCTCCTGGACTTCAGGCGCCAATTCCTTGTAATCCGCGCGCAGACGCCCTTCTT
It encodes:
- a CDS encoding ABC transporter ATP-binding protein codes for the protein MNQDNLIEVRDLSVEFVVGEHVQRVVEGVSFDIKRGETLALVGESGSGKSVTAHSILRLLPYPLARHPTGTINYSGHDLLSLKEKTIRHIRGNRIAMIFQEPMTSLNPLHSIEKQINEVLGIHKGLTGKVATKRTLELLELVGIPEPHKRLKALPHELSGGQRQRVMIAMALANEPELLIADEPTTALDVTVQLKILELLKELQARLGMALLLISHDLNLVQRIAHRVCVMQRGCIVEQASCEALFRAPQHPYTRELLAAEPRGNPATNVIGPPLLQVEDLKVWFPIKKGFLRHTVDYVKAVDGINFSLPQGQTLGIVGESGSGKSTLGLAILRLIASKGAIRFEGKQLDCLSQQQVRPLRREMQVVFQDPFGSLSPRMSVSEIVGEGLRIHKIGTTAEQEQAIIAALKEVGLDPETRHRYPHEFSGGQRQRIAIARALVLKPALILLDEPTSALDRTVQRQVVDLLRTLQSKYNLTYLFISHDLAVVKALSHQLMVVKHGQVVEQGDARDIFAAPQHPYTQQLLEAAFLAPATAQ
- a CDS encoding (2Fe-2S)-binding protein, with the translated sequence MLTFNINGKDQSLEVPGDMPLLWVLRDVAHLTGTKFGCGMAQCGACTVHVDGAPLRSCITPAAAVANGQKILTIEGLSSDGSHPVQRAWAEIDVVQCGYCQSGQIMSAAALLAKIPSPSDSDIDQALSGNICRCGTYPRIRAAVKRAAQIGEA
- the fabI gene encoding enoyl-ACP reductase FabI produces the protein MGFLAGKRVLIVGVASKLSIASGIAAAMHREGAELAFTYQNDKLKGRVEEFAQGWGSSPELCFPCDVASDEEIAKVFEELSKKWDGLDCIVHSVGFAPGDQLDGDFTEATTRDGFRIAHDISAYSFVALAKAGRDMMKGRNGSLLTLSYLGAERTMPNYNVMGMAKASLEAGVRYLAGSLGPEGTRVNAVSAGPIRTLAASGIKNFRKMLAANEAQTPLRRNVTIDEVGNAGAFLCSDLASGISGEIMYVDGGFNTTAMGNIEE
- a CDS encoding LysR family transcriptional regulator; its protein translation is MLRELKTFIAVTRYGTFAAAGMHIGLTQSAVSAQMRNLEQALGIRLFDRTGRQAILNAAGQRALPMAREILETFQRMAVSDDVSEFRGELRVGAVATAQTGLLPQALLRLRQQAPLLEPKLVPGVSLNLLSQVDAGELDLAILIKPPFELPKELSAQVIRQEPFVLIVPPDLEGEDPLQVLSTHPHVRYDRNSFGGRLVTRFLREQQIEVKVALELDELEAIVKMVECGLGVALIPQAGLWLDYGAKVRVIGLGELTFYREIVLLQRYSQRTQPIQQLFAQCLV
- a CDS encoding DHCW motif cupin fold protein, which encodes MDIAAIPFGTTDWSIIEPTVHAGERGSAYWRTRQFGAIRVRMVEYTADYLADHWCSKGHILLCLEGELHTELEDGRQFVLKPGMSYQVADNAEPHRSSTVTGAKLFVVD
- a CDS encoding VOC family protein, with product MRLSPFHLAIPVYDLTAARLFYGQVFGLEEGRSSEHWVDFNFFGHQLVIHEHPKTATQESAHTNAVDGHDVPVPHFGVVLSMDEWESLAERLTSLGTRFVIEPGIRFKGLVGEQATMFLFDPCGNALEFKAFKDIDQLFAR
- a CDS encoding LysE family translocator codes for the protein MSLLISMAAFALASSITPGPVNIVALSSGAQYGFRASQRHVAGATLGFVLLLVLMGLGLHELLQLWPSLTRVVQLFGVAFLLFMAWKLATDDGRLSAGDSGQAPTMFYGALMQWLNPKAWLACVAGMGAFVADGEAQLVWQFAAVYLVVCYLSVACWAYAGTFLRQYLSNAGGMRLFNRLMASLLAVSAGYLLLT
- a CDS encoding xanthine dehydrogenase family protein molybdopterin-binding subunit, whose protein sequence is MSAVIDTSRRQFLKGSAVLGAGLVVAFVIPGANRFAQAASTLDAVFAPNAFLRIAPDGSVTVLLGHSEMGQGIWTGLTMLIAEELDADWTKIRVEHAPASAADYGLPAFGGMQITGGSTSTWMEFDRYRQAGAAARLMLIEAAAKRFNVAPSTVRTEPGVVIAGDQRATYGELANDAGQLPVPDPASIKLKEAKDWKIIGKPTKRLDTPEKITGQAKFGMDVQFDGLLTAMVARSPVFGGSVKSFDGAAALALPGVHKVVQVPTGVAVVADHYWAAKLGRDALKVDWDLGPNADLDSDALLQNFRKLAAIPGTPASQAGDISAALSTAVKTIDVEYSVPYLAHAPMEPLNCTVKITPDKCEIWTGTQFQTLDQMVAAKITGLKPEQVEIHTEFLGGGFGRRANPTSDFVSEAVQVAKAAGGPVKTVWSREDDIRGGYYRSAFLHHARIGLDAKGMPQAWQHVLVGQSIMAGTSFEATMVKNGVDATSVEGVADSPYIKGLANHLVDLHSPKTGISVLWMRSVGHTHTAFVVESLVDELATAAGKDPVEYRRTLLKEYPRHLGVLNLAVEKANWKAPLPAGHALGVAVHESFGSYVAQVAEVSQDNLKIRVHRVVCAVDCGIVVNPASIAAQMESGITFGLGFTLHSKLTFKDGQVVQSNYHDFQVLRLNEMPEVEVHIVPSTEKPGGIGETGVPPTAPAVANAVFALTGQRLRELPLQLAGV
- a CDS encoding helix-turn-helix transcriptional regulator gives rise to the protein MKHAIAKDADKAPRFWRDNALPFIEARSIADGREVCYARHSHEHFSIGAITAGRSTYIHEQAAFEVGTGTVVLMNPGDVHACNPIDDQPWSYRMLYVDTPWLTHLQHQLGFSKELDFRRFSTTHCDHAELFSELNRLYDILLDEQLETLQKHSAAIAFFTDVQLKLNPAELTVREPNLKLERAADYIRDNCTQSLKLEDICDAAELSASYLIRAFKQHYGMTPHAFLVNRRIQFARSQLRRGKLIADVALEAGFSDQAHFQRAFKQHLAATPGQYRG